The proteins below come from a single Triplophysa rosa linkage group LG12, Trosa_1v2, whole genome shotgun sequence genomic window:
- the loxl1 gene encoding lysyl oxidase homolog 1, whose protein sequence is MLPVAFVTWWVFIGTAGGQSQSQQQSQTEDSSPWRQMIQWENNGRVYSLLNSGAEYVPARAQERERNPRVLLADTPNRRSQGGNVRRQAPSRGISETVRGQARHPFGFGQVPDNWRQGAVGTGETSRFQSPTGTRFRQSSGSISSSSSSSSSNVPPYPQYPLPQQPSYGAPYDPVLDRSHEPPFRGIGYSTGTGGGLTGGGYGGGGYSTGSFGGGSYNGGGPVSPDERYRYYPPYGQPYPAVPPQPAQQPFSDGLDHRYRHSLYNEDSRDSGNIAVPVPNGASSSTGSAVFQPAVQSPQYEQFPPFGRPQPQPPFMQPPPRNPLASNNAENPNTNVGSVYRPQQRGLPDLVPDPNYVQASTYIQRAHMYSLRCASEEKCLASSAYNAETTDYDVRVLLRFPQRVKNQGTADFMPNRPRNTWEWHSCHQHYHSMDEFSHYDLLEVSTGRKVAEGHKASFCLEDTTCDFGHLKRYACTSHTQGLSPGCYDTYNADIDCQWIDITDVQPGNYILKLQVNPKYLVLESDFTNNVVRCNVHYTGRFVKTTNCKISQS, encoded by the exons ATGCTACCGGTAGCTTTCGTGACATGGTGGGTGTTTATTGGAACCGCTGGAGGTCAGTCACAATCTCAACAACAGTCTCAGACAGAGGACTCCAGCCCCTGGAGACAGATGATACAATGGGAGAATAATGGACGTGTGTACAGTCTTCTGAACAGCGGGGCTGAATACGTCCCAGCTCGGGCTCAGGAGCGAGAAAGGAACCCCAGGGTACTTTTGGCTGACACTCCCAACCGCAGATCACAGGGTGGAAATGTACGTAGACAAGCACCTTCAAGAGGAATCTCAGAGACTGTGAGAGGACAAGCCAGGCATCCCTTCGGATTTGGGCAGGTGCCAGACAATTGGCGTCAAGGTGCTGTAGGGACAGGTGAAACGAGTCGCTTCCAGTCGCCTACTGGCACTCGTTTTAGACAATCCTCTGGATCaatctcctcctcctcctcctcatcatccTCTAATGTCCCACCTTATCCACAGTATCCATTGCCTCAACAGCCTTCTTATGGTGCTCCTTATGACCCTGTTTTGGACAGGTCACATGAACCTCCTTTCCGTGGAATAGGGTATTCCACAGGCACCGGTGGTGGCCTTACTGGAGGAGGTTATGGAGGGGGTGGGTACTCTACTGGCAGTTTTGGAGGAGGTAGCTACAATGGAGGGGGTCCCGTGTCTCCAGATGAGAGATATCGCTACTACCCCCCCTACGGTCAACCATACCCTGCCGTTCCTCCCCAACCTGCACAGCAACCATTCTCAGATGGACTGGACCACAGATATAGACACAGTCTGTACAATGAAGACTCTAGAGACTCTGGCAACATTGCAGTACCTGTCCCTAACGGTGCATCAAGCAGCACAGGGTCGGCAGTATTCCAGCCTGCGGTGCAAAGCCCACAGTATGAGCAATTCCCACCCTTCGGAAGGCCCCAACCACAGCCTCCATTCATGCAACCTCCTCCACGGAACCCTCTTGCCTCCAACAATGCAGAGAACCCTAACACCAATGTCGGAAGTGTTTATCGTCCTCAGCAAAGAG GTTTGCCTGACCTGGTTCCTGACCCGAACTATGTCCAAGCCTCAACATACATTCAAAGAGCCCACATGTACTCATTACGCTGTGCTTCAGAGGAGAAATGTTTGGCCAG CTCCGCCTATAATGCTGAAACTACAGACTATGACGTCAGGGTTCTGCTGCGATTCCCTCAGAGAGTGAAGAACCAAGGAACGGCCGATTTCATGCCTAACCGACCTCGTAACACCTGGGAGTGGCACAGCTGTCACCA aCATTACCACAGTATGGATGAGTTCAGTCACTACGACCTGTTAGAGGTGAGCACCGGGCGCAAGGTGGCAGAGGGACACAAGGCAAGCTTCTGTCTGGAGGACACCACCTGTGACTTTGGCCACCTAAAACGATACGCTTGTACTTCACACACCCAG GGTCTCAGCCCGGGTTGCTATGACACATACAATGCAGATATTGACTGCCAATGGATTGACATCACAGATGTTCAGCCAGGAAACTACATTCTTAAG CTCCAGGTCAATCCCAAATACTTGGTGCTTGAATCTGACTTCACCAACAATGTAGTCCGGTGCAATGTCCACTACACGGGACGCTTCGTCAAAACAACAAACTGCAAAATCTCTCA GTCATGA